TGCGCGGTGATGGTCACGATGGGCACCTGCGCCCGGTGCGCGAGAATCAGCGGTCCCGGTGCATAACTGTGCAACGGACCGCGCGGACCATCAGGGGTGAACACCATGTCCGTGCCGTCCCGCACCTGCTTCACCGCTTCCAGCAGCGCCCGCGTGCCTCCGCGCGAACTCGATCCCCGCACCGCGAAGTGCCCGAACATCTCCACGATGCGCGCGATGATCTCGCCGTCGCGGTGTTCGCTGATGAGGATGCCGCAGCGCATGCCATGCGCGTACAGAATGGGCAGCATCTGGCCATGCCAGAGCGTGAAGACCACCGGATCGGTGCCGGCAGGCCGCACGAAGAGGCGATCCCTTCCGATGATTCTCACGCGCCACGTCATGCCCAGCAGCTTGAGAAAACGGCCGCCCACGGCAATGGCGGCGCGCACCTTCCACGGCAGGACCGGCGCCGTCTCCGTCATGCCTGCGCATCCCGTGTCATCGACGTTCTCGTCATCGACAGGATCATGTCGGCCACCCGCGACGACGCACCGGGCGTGCCCAGTTGCGCCCGCACCCGTGCCAATCCCGCCTCGGCCAGCACGCGCGCCTCGCTGTGCACGTCGAGCAGCGGCATCAGGGCATCCGCCACCGCCGAGGGCACGAACGCATCCTGCACGAATTCCGGCGAGACCGCTTCACCCGCCACCACGTTCACCAGGCCGATGTGCGGAATCTTCACCACGCGACGCGCGATGGCGTACGTGATCGCGCTCGTCCGGTATCCGATCACATGCGGCAAGCCCGCCACCGCCGCTTCCAGCGTGTTCGTACCGCTCTTGAGCAATCCGGCCGTGGCCGCTCGCTGCACCACGAACGACGCACCCTGCACGAGGGGGAATGGACTGTCGCTGGCCGCGATGCGCACCGTGGGGGCCACACTCACCACCACCTGTACGTCGGGCCGGCGACGCTGCACTTCGAGCGCCGCCTCGGTGAAGGGCCCCAGATGCCGCGCGATCTCCGCGCGCCGGCTGCCCGGAAACACCGCCAGCACCGGCGCATCGGGCGACAAGCCGAGTTGCGCGCGCGCTTCCATCTGTGACGGCAACGACTGCGCACGATCGAGCAACGGGTGCCCAACGAACGTGGCATCGATACCGTGCTCACGCAGCAGCGCTTCTTCGAACGGCAGGATGGACGCGGCCTTCGTGACCACACGCGCGAGCGTGGGCAGACGGTCCGCTCCCCACGCCCACACCTGCGGCGTGATGTAATACAACACCGGCACACCCGCACGATGCGCCGCGTTGGCGACCTTGAGATTGAACCCCGGATAGTCGAGCAGCACCACGAGTCCCACCCGACCGCTCTCGATACGGGCGCGCAACCGGCGCAGCAACGCCCAGTGTTTGGGCACGTGCTGCAGCACCTCCACAAAACCCATCACGGCGAGACGCTCGACATCCTCGAGAATCTCCACCCCCGCCGCGCGCATGTGACCGCCCCCCACACCCACCATCGGCAGGTCCGGCACACGCGCACGCAACGCCTCGGCCACCTTTCCCGCATGCAGGTCGCCGGAGGCCTCTCCGACGACAAACAGCACTTCACGCACGCGAAGCCCCTGGGGCCGCTGCCCCAGCCAGCAATCCCGCCTGTGCCACATCGATGGCGGACACGATGCGCAGCGCGGCCTCGAGCGCATCCCGGCCCTCGGCGCCCGTCACGGCGATGGGATTGTGTCCCATCACCGCACCCAGGAACTGCGACAGTTCCAGCACCAGCGGCTCAGCATCCGGGGCGTCGAGCGGGATGCGTTCCACGAAATCCTCGAGCGCCCGCGGGGCACGCGCGAGCTGCATCGGATCGAAATCCCCACGCAACCTGAAGAACTCTCCCGTGCCGGCGGCGAGATCCAGCGACAGATAGCCGCTGCGCTGAAACAGCCGGAGCTTCCGCAACCGCTCACGCGACACGCGGCTGGCAGTGATGTTCGCCACCGCCCCATTGGCGAAGGTCAGTCGCGCATTGGCGATATCCACCTGCGGCGTGAGCACCGGAATGCCCATGGCCTGCACGTCGACCACACGCGTGCCCACCAGGGTGTGCACGAGATCGAGATCGTGGATCATGAGATCGAGCACCACGGCCACATCGGCGCCCCGCGGACTGAACGGCGCCAACCGGTCGCTCTCGATGAACCGCGGGCCGTCCACGAACGGCATGGCCGCGCGCACGGCGCGGTTGAAGCGCTCCACGTGCCCCACCTGCAGCACGACACCGGCCGCGGCCGCCTTGCCCAGCAGATCGTCGGCTTCCTCGAGCGTCACCGTGAACGGCTTCTCCACGAAGACATGTTTGCCCAGTGCGAGCGCCTGGGCGGCCACCGCATGATGCGAACGGGTGGGCACCACGATGGACACGGCGTCGACGTCCTGCAGCAACCGATCGAGGGATGCCACGGCCGGCACGCCGTATTGCGAGGCCACCTCGGCGGCCCGTGCGGGATTCTCGTCGACGAACCCCATGAATCGTTCGCCGCACAGATCACGGAGAATGCGCACGTGATGCGTGCCCAGACCGCCGGCGCCCACCACACCCACGCGTGGCGCCTCGTTTCCACAAAACTGCGCCCGCTGCTGCCCTGCCTGCATGTACGACTCCGATCAGAACCCGTCAGAACCCGACGCCGCGGCGACTCGCCTCGATGAACTCCAGAAACTGCTGCACTTCGGGAACCAGTTCCACTTCCGCCCGCGCCTGCTCCACACCCTGCGACAAATTGAGATCGGAGCGGAAACAGAACCGATACGCGCGCTTGAGTTCACGCAGCACGTTCTCGTCGAATCCGCTGCGCTGCAGGCCGACGGAGTTGAGCCCGAACAACTTGAGCGGATTGCCCACCGCGCGCACGAACGGCGGCACGTCCTGCGGCACACGCGACGCCCCGCCAATGAACGAATGCCGCCCGATGCGCACGAACTGATGGATCGCGCACAACCCCGAGATGATGGCGTGATCGTCCACGTGCACGTGACCCGCGAGCTGCGTGCCGTTGGAGATCATCACATGATCGGCCAGCTCGCAGTCGTGCGCGAGATGCACGT
The nucleotide sequence above comes from Gemmatimonas aurantiaca. Encoded proteins:
- a CDS encoding lysophospholipid acyltransferase family protein — encoded protein: MTETAPVLPWKVRAAIAVGGRFLKLLGMTWRVRIIGRDRLFVRPAGTDPVVFTLWHGQMLPILYAHGMRCGILISEHRDGEIIARIVEMFGHFAVRGSSSRGGTRALLEAVKQVRDGTDMVFTPDGPRGPLHSYAPGPLILAHRAQVPIVTITAHADRCWRLKSWDRFEIPKPFARVTVLYGEPKRVDGEDVREAAAHADEFGADMLVKLETVARLAEEGR
- the lpxB gene encoding lipid-A-disaccharide synthase — translated: MREVLFVVGEASGDLHAGKVAEALRARVPDLPMVGVGGGHMRAAGVEILEDVERLAVMGFVEVLQHVPKHWALLRRLRARIESGRVGLVVLLDYPGFNLKVANAAHRAGVPVLYYITPQVWAWGADRLPTLARVVTKAASILPFEEALLREHGIDATFVGHPLLDRAQSLPSQMEARAQLGLSPDAPVLAVFPGSRRAEIARHLGPFTEAALEVQRRRPDVQVVVSVAPTVRIAASDSPFPLVQGASFVVQRAATAGLLKSGTNTLEAAVAGLPHVIGYRTSAITYAIARRVVKIPHIGLVNVVAGEAVSPEFVQDAFVPSAVADALMPLLDVHSEARVLAEAGLARVRAQLGTPGASSRVADMILSMTRTSMTRDAQA
- a CDS encoding Gfo/Idh/MocA family oxidoreductase, with the translated sequence MQAGQQRAQFCGNEAPRVGVVGAGGLGTHHVRILRDLCGERFMGFVDENPARAAEVASQYGVPAVASLDRLLQDVDAVSIVVPTRSHHAVAAQALALGKHVFVEKPFTVTLEEADDLLGKAAAAGVVLQVGHVERFNRAVRAAMPFVDGPRFIESDRLAPFSPRGADVAVVLDLMIHDLDLVHTLVGTRVVDVQAMGIPVLTPQVDIANARLTFANGAVANITASRVSRERLRKLRLFQRSGYLSLDLAAGTGEFFRLRGDFDPMQLARAPRALEDFVERIPLDAPDAEPLVLELSQFLGAVMGHNPIAVTGAEGRDALEAALRIVSAIDVAQAGLLAGAAAPGASRA
- the lpxA gene encoding acyl-ACP--UDP-N-acetylglucosamine O-acyltransferase, translated to MSMVMNMATTQGIHPSALIDPDARIGQDVEIGPWAVIGPQVTIGDGCRIAARATLERNVRLGQRVQVGIGAVLGGDPQDLKYRGEETWVDIGDDTVIREYATINRATAHSVTTKVGRHCFIMSYVHLAHDCELADHVMISNGTQLAGHVHVDDHAIISGLCAIHQFVRIGRHSFIGGASRVPQDVPPFVRAVGNPLKLFGLNSVGLQRSGFDENVLRELKRAYRFCFRSDLNLSQGVEQARAEVELVPEVQQFLEFIEASRRGVGF